The following are encoded together in the Oncorhynchus gorbuscha isolate QuinsamMale2020 ecotype Even-year linkage group LG03, OgorEven_v1.0, whole genome shotgun sequence genome:
- the LOC124031628 gene encoding zinc finger protein 468-like isoform X1 — protein MTKLQFLNVFLTERLMLAAQEIYKSVEDTILEYQEEIALRERENDHLRRRLRDAGIEIWPDRQSMALLEEDGEHPRREWSPSMGHEERVPILIKEKRELRSSQGEEQLRGHGSCSTPESIFTPPRVTNEYPQDPPHSSNLPQNPSVENRERDPGPRSSSRHVKSEVSHRGSSSSSSNSVPQPLATVNPNCSNENNIDIIGVENGGQMLVSGSKGRAGGSRGQASHLGDQGSNAAAECGKSPLQVHVSSFCCKVCGEAFSHVGHLHVHVQVHTREKPYRCGVCGKCCSSSGRLQEHARSHTGEKPFRCQICGKGFTQMAHLKVHMRIHTGEKPYSCPVCGKCFSRSDKIKRHLQTHSREGTYFSGQ, from the exons ATGACAAAACTGCAGTTTTTAAACGTATTTTTGACCGAGCGGCTTATGCTCGCTGCCCAGGAGATCTACAAATCTGTCGAAGACACGATTTTGGAATACCAAGAGGAGATTGCgctcagggagagggagaacgaccATCTGAGACGCAGACTCCGAGACGCTGGGATTGAAATATGGCCAG ACCGTCAGTCTATGGCACTATTGGAGGAGGATGGCGAGCATCCTCGTCGGGAGTGGAGCCCCAGCATGGGCCATGAGGAGCGAGTCCCCATCCTGATCAAGGAGAAACGGGAGCTCAGGTCCAGCCAGGGAGAGGAACAACTCCGGGGCCACGGCTCCTGCAGCACCCCAGAGTCCATCTTCACTCCTCCCCGCGTCACCAACGAATACCCCCAGGACCCTCCCCACTCCTCTAACCTGCCCCAGAACCCATCGGTGGAGAACAGAGAGCGGGACCCTGGTCCCAGAAGCTCATCCAGACACGTCAAGTCAGAAGTGTCCCACAGAGGCTCCTCATCATCTTCGTCCAACAGCGTCCCGCAGCCCCTCGCCACAGTCAACCCCAACTGCTCCAACGAGAACAACATTGACATCATTGGAGTGGAGAACGGAGGACAGATGTTGGTGTCTGGGTCTAAAGGACGAGCTGGTGGGAGCAGAGGTCAGGCCTCCCATTTAGGTGACCAGGGCAGTAACGCGGCCGCAGAGTGTGGAAAATCCCCCCTCCAGGTGCACGTGTCATCGTTCTGCTGCAAGGTGTGTGGGGAGGCATTCAGCCACGTTGGACACCTGCATGTCCATGTCCAGGTGCACACCCGGGAGAAGCCGTACCGCTGCGGGGTGTGTGGGAAGTGTTGCAGCTCCTCCGGCAGGCTCCAGGAGCACGCCAGGagtcacactggagagaagccgtTCCGCTGCCAGATCTGTGGGAAGGGATTCACCCAGATGGCCCATTTGAAGGTCCACATGCGGATCCACACGGGAGAGAAACCATACAGCTGCCCAGTGTGTGGAAAGTGCTTCAGCCGCTCCGACAAAATCAAACGTCATCTCCAGACCCACAGCCGTGAGGGCACTTACTTCTCAGGGCAGTAA